The sequence below is a genomic window from Barrientosiimonas humi.
CGGCGATGCGGGCGGCCAGCAGCGGCTCGTCGAGCAGCGTGCCGTCACCCGAACGCACCTGGGAGGCATAGGTTTTCGCGTCGGCGAGGCGCCGCTTGATCGAGCCGACGGGGGCCACGCCCACCCGCTCGTTGCCGAGCAGGAACTTCGCGTAGTCCCAGCCCTTGTTCTCCTCGCCGACGAGCTGGTCGGCGGGCACCCGCACGTTCTCGAAGAAGACCTCGTTGACCTCGTGGCCGCCGTCGATGAGCTGGATGGGGCGCACGGTCACGCCGGGGGACTTCATGTCGATGAGCAGAAAGGAGATGCCCTGCTGCTTCTTCGGGGCGTCGGGATCGGTGCGCACCAGGGCGAAGATCCAGTCGGCGTGCTGGCCCAGGGTGGTCCAGGTCTTCTGCCCGTTGACGACGTACTCGTCGCCCTCGCGCACCGCAGTCGTGCGCAGCGACGCGAGGTCGGAGCCGGCGTCGGGCTCGGAGAACCCCTGGCACCACCAGATGTCGAGGTTGGCCGTGTCGGGCAGGAAGCGCTTCTTCAGCTCCTCGCTGCCGAACGCCGCGATGACCGGGCCGACCATGTTGGCGTTGAACGCCAGCGGCGGCGGCACCGACGCGGCCTGCATCTCCGACAGCCAGATGTGGCGCTGCAGCTCGGTCCAGTCCTGGCCGCCGTACTCCGTGGGCCAGCCGGGCACCGCGAGGCCAGCGGCGTTGAGCAGGCGCTGGCTCTGGCGTACGTCGTCGGGCTCGACCTCACCGCCCGCATGCCAGCGATCGCGCAGGTCTTGGGGGATCTCGGTGGTGAAGAACTCCCGCATCTTCGTCTGGAAGGCGGCGTCCTCGTCGCTGAGCTTGCGATGCATGCGCATCCTCCTGAGGCGTGGTCGACGCGACCATACTAAGCGGTTGCTTACCTGGTGTGGGAAGGGTTTCTGCGCGATTCACCGCCACGGCGGCCCCCAGGGGCGTGCCAGGATGAGGCATGGCTGACGAGAGCACCCGCGAACCCGCCCCCGAGGTCACCGTCCCGGCCGACAGCGCGCCCGACGGCGCCGTGATCGTCGGGGTCGACGGGCAGGAGCACGACTCCACCGTGGTCACCTGGGCCGCCGACGAGGCCGCCTCGCTGGGCAGGCCGCTGCACCTGCAGGAGGTGGTCGACCTCGGCATCAGCCTGATGGCCGGCGAGGGATACCTGCCGATGACCTCGCTGCCGGCCGACACGCTGGAGGGGGAGGCCTCGACGCTGGCGCGCGCCGCGCAGGTCGCCCGCGCCCGGCAGCCCGAGCTCGCCGTGACCGCGTCGTCGGTGCCGGGGTCGGTCGCCGGGGTGCTCGTCGAGCTCAGCAGGAGTGCCACGGCCATCGTCGTGGGCGGCGGCGGTGAGCCGAGCAGGCCGTTCGTCGGCTCCACCGCGCTGTCGGTGGCCGCGCACGCGCAGTGCCCCGCCGTCGTGCTGCCCGACCAGCTGACCGGCGCGTCCGGTCGGGTCGTGGTCGGGGTCGACGGCAGCAAGCAGAGCGGCGCCGCCGTCGACTACGCCCTGTCCTACGCCGCCCGCCACGGCGCGACGCTGCGCTGCGTGGTCGCCTGGTCGGTCGAGGTCGTCGACGGCGCCGTCGTCACCGAGCCCGGCACCCCCGAGTGGGACGCGGTCGAGACCAAGCACCGGGCGCTCGTCGAGCGCGTGCTGGCCGACCGGCGTACGGCCTTCCCCGACGTGCCCGTCGAGATCGAGATCCGACGCGGCAAGGCTGCCACCGCGCTGCTCGAGGCGGCCCAGGGCGCCGACCTGCTGGTCGTCGGCAGCCGCGGCCGCGGCGGCTTCACCGGCATGCTGCTGGGCTCGGTGAGCAAGCGCGTGCTCGAGGGCTCCACGATGCCGGTGGCGGTGCTGCACAAGGGCGAGTGACGCGACTGCCGCTGTCCCGGCCCTTGTCCCTGCCCCCCTTCTCCGGATGAAACCGGGTTTCG
It includes:
- a CDS encoding universal stress protein, with the protein product MADESTREPAPEVTVPADSAPDGAVIVGVDGQEHDSTVVTWAADEAASLGRPLHLQEVVDLGISLMAGEGYLPMTSLPADTLEGEASTLARAAQVARARQPELAVTASSVPGSVAGVLVELSRSATAIVVGGGGEPSRPFVGSTALSVAAHAQCPAVVLPDQLTGASGRVVVGVDGSKQSGAAVDYALSYAARHGATLRCVVAWSVEVVDGAVVTEPGTPEWDAVETKHRALVERVLADRRTAFPDVPVEIEIRRGKAATALLEAAQGADLLVVGSRGRGGFTGMLLGSVSKRVLEGSTMPVAVLHKGE
- a CDS encoding acyl-CoA dehydrogenase family protein, with amino-acid sequence MHRKLSDEDAAFQTKMREFFTTEIPQDLRDRWHAGGEVEPDDVRQSQRLLNAAGLAVPGWPTEYGGQDWTELQRHIWLSEMQAASVPPPLAFNANMVGPVIAAFGSEELKKRFLPDTANLDIWWCQGFSEPDAGSDLASLRTTAVREGDEYVVNGQKTWTTLGQHADWIFALVRTDPDAPKKQQGISFLLIDMKSPGVTVRPIQLIDGGHEVNEVFFENVRVPADQLVGEENKGWDYAKFLLGNERVGVAPVGSIKRRLADAKTYASQVRSGDGTLLDEPLLAARIAELETQIMALELTVLRVAAGSKEGKPDPASSILKLRGSQLQQDVLELIVDIAGPSALSWESGALGAEWDWTASAMPTYLNFRKASIYGGSNEVQRQIIATGILGLKG